One window of the Streptomyces asoensis genome contains the following:
- a CDS encoding phosphotransferase family protein — MTDSWERARSVLEAAGIPPDRLAHVGPLGGGTYNTVEELRLTDGGHYVLKVAPTAPGLSHEIRLLSAEAEFCRGAARAEVPAPRVVALDGQWLLMTVCPGDPWNGSLEPAEQAELRRELGGQVARLHRVTGPGFGYPSGVFGPLAPDWRTAFTAMFDALLADARSHGAWLPRPVDEVAAVARAAYDALDEVTVARLVHFDLWPGNILVDRAGAKPGIGGLIDGERMFWGDPLADFVSLALLGDIKKDEPFLEGYRGAGGHAAFDPSARLRLALYRAYLYLIMLIETIPRAYGADHDRWLRETVAPELLAALDEIESAGVS, encoded by the coding sequence GTGACGGATTCCTGGGAGCGTGCCCGGAGCGTCCTGGAGGCGGCGGGCATCCCGCCCGACCGGCTGGCCCACGTGGGGCCGCTCGGCGGCGGCACGTACAACACCGTCGAGGAGCTGCGCCTGACGGACGGCGGCCACTACGTACTGAAGGTCGCGCCCACGGCGCCGGGCCTGAGCCACGAGATCCGACTGCTGTCCGCAGAGGCGGAGTTCTGTCGCGGGGCGGCCCGGGCCGAAGTGCCGGCACCGCGGGTGGTGGCCCTCGACGGGCAGTGGCTGCTGATGACGGTGTGCCCGGGCGACCCCTGGAACGGATCCCTGGAGCCCGCCGAACAGGCCGAGCTGCGCAGGGAGTTGGGCGGTCAGGTCGCCCGGCTGCACCGGGTGACCGGGCCGGGCTTCGGCTACCCTTCCGGCGTCTTCGGCCCGCTCGCCCCCGACTGGCGCACGGCGTTCACGGCGATGTTCGACGCCCTCCTCGCCGACGCCCGCAGCCACGGCGCCTGGCTGCCCCGCCCCGTCGACGAGGTGGCCGCCGTCGCGCGGGCCGCGTACGACGCCCTCGACGAGGTGACCGTCGCCCGCCTCGTCCACTTCGACCTGTGGCCGGGCAACATCCTGGTCGACCGCGCCGGCGCAAAGCCCGGGATCGGGGGCCTCATCGACGGCGAGCGCATGTTCTGGGGCGACCCCCTCGCGGACTTCGTCTCGTTGGCGCTGCTCGGGGACATCAAGAAGGACGAGCCGTTCCTGGAGGGCTATCGCGGGGCCGGAGGGCACGCCGCGTTCGACCCGTCCGCCCGGCTGCGTCTGGCCCTGTACCGGGCCTACCTCTACCTGATCATGCTCATCGAGACGATCCCGCGGGCGTACGGCGCGGATCACGACCGCTGGCTGCGCGAGACGGTCGCCCCGGAGCTCCTCGCGGCACTGGACGAGATCGAGTCCGCGGGCGTCTCTTAG
- a CDS encoding cytochrome P450 has protein sequence MPPTALRPHTTDTPTDLPLVDITATGPGRTPIQQAMELMREHGPLFVRRLHGRDTLFVADLDLVTDLADERRFGKHVGPALENVREFASDGLFTAYDDEPNWAKAHDILMPAFALGSMRSYHPAMLKVARRLIDTWDRAARAGQPVNVPDDMTRMTLDTIGLAGFGYDFGSFERDEPHPFVESMVRCLEWSMTRLARVPGEDHTAADAAFKADADHLAQVVDDVIAARTSGTGGGAGDDDLLGLMLTARHPADGTTLDTTNIRNQVITFLIAGHETTSGAMSFALYHLAKHPTALRLVQREADALWGDTPDPEPTYDEVGRLTYTRQVLNEALRLWPTAAAFSRQALADTLLGGRVPLKAGQSVVVLAPMLHRQPVWGDNPELFDPSRFTPEAEAARSVHAFKPFGTGERACIGRQFALHEATMLLAMLVHRYRPHDHADYRLAVKETLTLKPEGLTLTLSPRTPADRVHPDLPGAVRTETAPTVDASALPARVRPGTSALFLHGSNYGTCREFADRLADEAAEIGCTTRVAPLDAYADGLPTDRPVVITAASYNGRPTDDATAFAARLEETHDLSGVTYAVLGVGDRNWAATYQHVPTRVDERLADLGATRLTDRTAADASGDLTGAVRGFTDRLRTALLERYGDPDGVESAAAPADRSPAAYEVRTLTGGPLDALAARHGLVPMKVTEAYDLTAPGHPRRKRFLRLALPEGTTYRTADHLTVLPANYGALVERAATALGVDLDTVLDIRATRPSRAGLAVDRPMTVRQLLTHHVEVQERPSASQLSLLAAANPCPPERAALAALPDGDPRTLVEVIEDHPALRGALDWPRLLDLLTPLRPRHYSISSSPAVDPGHADLMVSLLEAPARSGRGRYRGTGSGYLAGLTAGDTVYARVQSCREAFRIDDTAPVVMVAAGTGLAPFRGAVADRTAALASGARLPPALCYFGCDAADADFLHARELGAAEAAGAVSLRPAFSAAPENGAMFVQHRIAAESDEVWRLLAAGARVYVCGDGSRMAPGVREAFRTLYRDRTPGAGDTAAEAWLDGLIADGRYVEDVYAAG, from the coding sequence ATGCCCCCCACCGCGCTGCGCCCGCACACCACCGACACCCCTACCGACCTCCCCCTCGTCGACATCACCGCCACCGGCCCAGGCCGGACCCCCATCCAGCAGGCCATGGAACTGATGCGGGAGCACGGGCCGCTGTTCGTGCGGCGGTTGCACGGGCGGGACACGCTCTTCGTCGCCGACCTCGACCTGGTCACCGACCTCGCCGACGAGCGGCGCTTCGGCAAGCACGTCGGGCCCGCCCTGGAGAACGTCCGCGAGTTCGCCTCCGACGGTCTGTTCACCGCCTACGACGACGAGCCCAACTGGGCGAAGGCGCACGACATCCTCATGCCGGCCTTCGCGCTCGGCTCGATGCGCTCCTACCACCCGGCGATGCTGAAGGTGGCCCGCAGGCTCATCGACACCTGGGACCGCGCCGCCCGCGCCGGGCAGCCCGTGAACGTGCCCGACGACATGACCCGGATGACCCTCGACACCATCGGACTCGCCGGATTCGGCTACGACTTCGGGTCCTTCGAACGGGACGAGCCGCACCCGTTCGTCGAGTCGATGGTCCGCTGCCTGGAATGGAGCATGACCCGGCTCGCCCGCGTCCCGGGCGAGGACCACACCGCCGCCGACGCGGCCTTCAAGGCCGACGCCGACCACCTCGCCCAGGTCGTCGACGACGTCATCGCCGCCCGCACCTCCGGCACCGGCGGGGGTGCCGGCGACGACGACCTCCTCGGGCTGATGCTCACCGCCCGGCATCCCGCCGACGGCACCACGCTCGACACCACCAACATCCGCAACCAGGTCATCACCTTCCTGATCGCGGGCCACGAGACCACCTCGGGCGCGATGTCGTTCGCGCTGTACCACCTCGCCAAACACCCCACCGCGCTCCGGCTCGTCCAGCGCGAGGCCGACGCCCTGTGGGGCGACACGCCGGACCCCGAGCCGACGTACGACGAGGTCGGCCGGCTGACCTACACCCGGCAGGTGCTCAACGAGGCGCTGCGGCTGTGGCCCACGGCGGCCGCGTTCAGCCGGCAGGCGCTGGCGGACACCCTGCTCGGCGGACGCGTTCCGCTGAAGGCGGGACAGTCCGTGGTCGTCCTCGCGCCGATGCTGCACCGGCAGCCCGTCTGGGGCGACAACCCCGAGCTGTTCGACCCCTCCCGCTTCACTCCCGAGGCGGAGGCGGCCCGTTCCGTGCACGCCTTCAAGCCGTTCGGAACCGGTGAACGCGCCTGTATCGGACGGCAGTTCGCCCTCCACGAGGCGACCATGCTGCTGGCGATGCTCGTCCACCGCTACCGGCCGCACGACCACGCCGACTACCGGCTCGCGGTGAAGGAGACCCTCACGCTCAAGCCCGAGGGCCTCACCCTCACCCTCTCTCCGCGCACCCCCGCCGACCGGGTCCACCCGGATCTGCCGGGCGCCGTCCGGACCGAAACCGCGCCGACGGTCGACGCGAGCGCCCTTCCCGCTCGCGTCCGACCCGGCACCTCCGCCCTCTTCCTGCACGGCAGCAACTACGGCACCTGCCGCGAGTTCGCCGACCGACTCGCCGACGAGGCGGCGGAGATCGGCTGCACCACCCGGGTGGCGCCACTGGACGCCTACGCGGACGGCCTGCCCACCGACCGCCCCGTCGTCATCACCGCCGCCTCCTACAACGGCCGCCCCACCGACGACGCCACCGCGTTCGCCGCCCGGCTCGAGGAGACCCACGACCTCTCCGGCGTGACGTACGCCGTCCTCGGCGTCGGTGACCGCAACTGGGCCGCCACCTACCAGCACGTCCCGACCCGCGTCGACGAGCGCCTCGCCGACCTCGGCGCCACCCGGCTCACCGACCGCACGGCCGCCGACGCCTCCGGTGATCTGACCGGCGCCGTACGGGGGTTCACCGACCGGCTGCGCACCGCACTGCTGGAGCGGTACGGCGACCCCGACGGCGTCGAGTCCGCCGCCGCGCCCGCCGACCGGTCCCCGGCCGCCTACGAGGTCCGTACCCTGACCGGCGGTCCGCTCGACGCCCTCGCCGCACGGCACGGGCTGGTGCCGATGAAGGTCACCGAGGCGTACGACCTCACCGCTCCCGGCCACCCCCGCCGCAAGCGGTTCCTCCGCCTCGCCCTGCCCGAGGGGACCACCTACCGCACGGCCGACCACCTCACCGTGCTCCCGGCGAACTACGGCGCGCTCGTCGAACGCGCCGCCACGGCACTCGGCGTCGACCTCGACACCGTCCTGGACATCCGTGCCACCCGCCCGAGCCGCGCCGGACTCGCCGTGGATCGGCCCATGACGGTGCGTCAACTGCTCACCCACCACGTCGAGGTGCAGGAGCGCCCGAGCGCGTCCCAGCTCTCCCTCCTGGCCGCCGCCAACCCCTGCCCGCCCGAACGCGCGGCCCTCGCCGCCCTCCCCGACGGGGACCCGCGCACCCTCGTCGAGGTGATCGAGGACCATCCGGCACTGCGCGGCGCCCTGGACTGGCCGCGGCTCCTCGACCTCCTCACCCCGCTGCGCCCCCGCCACTACTCGATCTCCTCCTCGCCCGCGGTCGACCCGGGACACGCGGACCTGATGGTCTCGCTGCTGGAGGCGCCCGCGCGCTCGGGCCGGGGTCGCTACCGGGGCACCGGCTCCGGGTATCTCGCCGGTCTCACGGCGGGCGACACGGTGTACGCCCGTGTCCAGTCGTGCCGTGAGGCCTTCCGTATCGACGACACGGCACCCGTGGTGATGGTGGCGGCCGGCACCGGTCTCGCCCCGTTCCGGGGCGCCGTCGCCGACCGCACGGCAGCCCTCGCCTCGGGGGCCCGACTCCCGCCCGCGCTCTGCTACTTCGGCTGCGACGCCGCCGACGCGGACTTCCTGCACGCACGGGAGCTGGGCGCCGCCGAGGCCGCCGGAGCGGTCTCGCTGCGCCCCGCCTTCAGCGCGGCTCCCGAGAACGGGGCGATGTTCGTCCAGCACCGCATCGCCGCCGAGTCCGACGAGGTGTGGCGGCTGCTGGCCGCCGGAGCCCGCGTGTACGTGTGCGGTGACGGTTCACGGATGGCGCCGGGAGTCCGGGAGGCGTTCCGTACCCTGTACCGGGACCGCACACCCGGCGCCGGTGACACGGCCGCCGAGGCGTGGCTCGACGGGCTGATCGCGGACGGCCGCTATGTGGAGGACGTCTACGCGGCCGGGTGA